One Hordeum vulgare subsp. vulgare chromosome 4H, MorexV3_pseudomolecules_assembly, whole genome shotgun sequence DNA window includes the following coding sequences:
- the LOC123448699 gene encoding reticulon-like protein B16, translated as MEASASGAESANAGIEGSADPCSSAGGGYRLSVHQIVGGGKAADIILWKCRRATVGVIFGATIAWWLFEKSELSFLTICCDVLLILIIVQLIWVKISGLLNKQPRQLPELVLSEEMVNNAAASFRVKVNNMLMIAHDITLGKDFRLFFQVVSVLWLLSVIGNFFSSVTLAYIGAIALVTVPVLYHRHQEHVDRYAGMVHRNISRHYKIVDENVISRLPRSFIRDKDD; from the exons ATGGAGGCCAGCGCCAGCGGGGCGGAGTCTGCGAACGCCGGGATCGAGGGGTCCGCCGATCCCTGCAGCTCCGCGGGCGGCGGCTACCGACTCTCTGTGCACCAGATCGTTGGCGGCGGCAAAG CTGCCGATATCATCTTATGGAAGTGTAGACGTGCTACTGTTGGTGTTATATTCGGTGCTACTATTGCATGGTGGTTGTTCGAGAAGTCTGAACTATCGTTCTTGACTATCTGCTGTGATGTACTGCTCATTTTGATAATTGTACAGCTCATATGGGTTAAAATATCTGGGTTGCTAAATAA GCAACCTAGGCAACTGCCTGAGTTAGTTCTGTCAGAGGAGATGGTTAATAATGCCGCGGCTTCATTCCGTGTTAAAGTGAACAACATGCTGATGATTGCACATGACATTACTCTTGGCAAAGACTTCCGGCTCTTTTTCCAG GTTGTGTCGGTCCTTTGGTTACTATCTGTTATCGGCAATTTCTTCTCTTCTGTAACTCTTGCTTATATAG GAGCCATTGCTTTGGTCACAGTACCTGTACTTTACCATAGACACCAGGAGCACGTGGACAGGTATGCTGGGATGGTCCACCGGAATATCTCAAGGCATTACAAGATTGTTGACGAAAATGTGATAAGCAGACTACCTAGAAGCTTCATCAGAGATAAAGATGATTGA